A genomic window from Chrysoperla carnea chromosome 3, inChrCarn1.1, whole genome shotgun sequence includes:
- the LOC123295502 gene encoding uncharacterized protein LOC123295502, producing MKLEEKLIEIVRKYPEMYDTSNCNYMKTKHKTEIWRIIGNDLGIDGEKAKDVWTKLRNNHRDALRRQRAMIKNGAAATEIKLWKFQSQMEFLLRYMIHDYREMNFTNDEERYIIHEYREMNFTNDEEQEPTQDEVTESDIKYSEDQIAEENDELGSLNTPSEGEENSMDSLVMESTKSPIPKKKVKKSDIGNLIQKNLDEREQSKKRDEDRQKLLEKIVAPTDDLYLFFISMYELTKKMPPTSQHIVKRNIFHAVSEEEARLLNISVPTYSSHQQFSQDLNTNSYVNHSDWSTISPNGQAHSPAATSNSPEETSDSKPILPDIVTYIDDFPS from the exons ATGAAACTTGAAGAAAAACTTATCGAGATTGTCAGGAAATATCCTGAAATGTATGATACAAGCAATTGCAATTACATGAAAACTAAACATAAGACAGAAATTTGGAGAATTATCGGGAATGACTTAGGAATCGATG GTGAAAAGGCCAAAGATGTATGGACAAAATTAAGGAATAATCATAGAGATGCTCTACGACGACAAAGAGCCATGATAAAAAATGGTGCAGCTGCAACAGAAATAAAACTATGGAAGTTCCAATCacaaatggaatttttattgcGATACATGATCCATGATTATCGCGAAATGAATTTTACTAATGATGAAGAGAGATACATCATTCACGAATATCGTGAAATGAATTTTACTAATGATGAAGAGCAAGAACCAACGCAAGACGAGGTTACAGAAtctgatataaaatattctgaGGACCAGATTGCCGAAGAAAATGATGAATTGGGCTCACTGAATACTCCTAGCGAAGGAGAGGAAAACTCAATGGATTCACTTGTAATGGAGTCTACAAAATCTCCTATcccaaaaaagaaagtgaaaAAGAGTGATATCGGtaacttgattcaaaaaaatcttGATGAACGTGAACAGTCGAAAAAACGGGATGAAgacagacaaaaattgttagaaaaaatCGTCGCACCAACGGAcgatctatatttattttttatatcaatgtatgaacttacaaaaaaaatgccTCCAACATCTCAGCATATTGTGAAAAGGAACATTTTCCACGCAGTATCAGAAGAGGAGGCACGCCTGCTTAACATTTCTGTACCAACCTATTCTTCACACCAGCAATTTTCACAAGATCTTAATACGAACTCGTACGTTAATCATTCGGATTGGTCTACCATTTCTCCAAATGGACAAGCACATTCTCCTGCTGCTACTTCCAATTCACCCGAAGAAACATCGGATTCCAAACCAATATTACCCGACATCGTGACCTATATTGACGACTTCCCCTCTTGA